One genomic region from Spirulina subsalsa PCC 9445 encodes:
- a CDS encoding Dabb family protein: MLEHIVLFKWKPEATPEAIASILDDFNHMPGNIPEVVSVSCGENLTNRSQGFTHGLVVRLNVLEELERYQQHPFHQKIVQEKIKPILADILAVDYQF; the protein is encoded by the coding sequence ATGCTAGAACATATTGTGTTGTTTAAATGGAAACCCGAAGCGACTCCTGAAGCGATCGCCTCCATTCTAGATGATTTTAACCATATGCCGGGGAATATCCCGGAAGTGGTGAGCGTCTCTTGTGGGGAAAACCTCACCAACCGTTCTCAAGGGTTTACTCATGGTTTAGTGGTGCGTCTCAATGTTTTGGAAGAATTGGAACGCTATCAACAGCATCCCTTTCACCAAAAAATTGTTCAAGAGAAGATTAAGCCGATTTTAGCGGATATTTTGGCGGTAGATTACCAGTTTTGA
- a CDS encoding TenA family transcriptional regulator, translated as MMLTCKTLLDKHTELWQKATIHPFLGQCKLGTIQPIQFNTWLVQDYLFVVEFTRLVGRILNAAPVEHFDSILGGLNALKDELNWFRDKATQRDLNLSTIKQATCQEYCDFLLEITEMSYPVQAVGLWAIELAYNQGWQLPGPMPEPYAEFANRWGNVAFTEYVSILEQQADAVLETASETVEQQAESVFVRIAQLENAFWQMAFTGGQ; from the coding sequence ATCATGTTAACTTGTAAAACTCTGCTCGATAAACACACAGAACTCTGGCAAAAAGCCACCATTCACCCCTTTTTAGGTCAGTGTAAACTCGGCACAATCCAACCGATTCAATTTAATACTTGGCTGGTGCAAGACTATCTCTTTGTTGTTGAGTTTACCCGTCTAGTGGGTCGCATTTTGAACGCGGCTCCTGTGGAACATTTCGATAGTATTTTAGGGGGGTTAAATGCCCTTAAAGATGAATTAAACTGGTTTCGAGATAAAGCTACCCAACGGGATCTAAATTTGTCGACCATAAAACAAGCGACTTGTCAAGAGTATTGTGACTTTTTGTTGGAAATTACCGAGATGTCCTATCCGGTGCAAGCCGTGGGATTGTGGGCGATTGAGTTAGCCTATAATCAGGGTTGGCAACTTCCGGGTCCCATGCCAGAACCCTATGCAGAATTTGCGAATCGCTGGGGAAATGTGGCATTTACGGAATATGTCAGCATCTTAGAACAACAAGCTGATGCAGTCCTAGAAACAGCTTCCGAAACGGTCGAACAACAGGCAGAATCGGTCTTTGTCAGAATTGCTCAACTGGAGAATGCCTTTTGGCAAATGGCCTTTACTGGCGGTCAATAA
- a CDS encoding DUF2973 domain-containing protein: MLHILYILAFTVIAFLAISNLIRSLITVSTESTRRNSPPGRTPTNRTPQRVSHPELLDENGQLTDEPLLIMRSVNVEDAREQLDAIYNASPGTPRDTPEEQN, translated from the coding sequence ATGTTACATATCCTTTACATTTTGGCTTTTACGGTCATTGCCTTTTTGGCCATTAGTAATCTCATTCGCAGTTTAATTACGGTCAGTACAGAATCCACTCGTCGCAACAGTCCCCCCGGACGAACTCCAACTAATCGCACTCCCCAACGGGTATCCCACCCGGAGTTATTAGATGAAAATGGTCAACTGACCGATGAACCCCTCTTAATTATGCGCTCCGTTAATGTGGAAGATGCTAGAGAACAACTAGATGCCATTTATAACGCTTCCCCCGGCACTCCACGGGACACACCCGAGGAGCAAAACTAA
- a CDS encoding homoserine dehydrogenase: MVLKIGLLGLGTVGTGTAEILLDPTGRNPLIKEMAIHRVGVKSLDKPRAVDLPRELFTTDLEAIVTDPEVDVVVELIGGIEPARSLILKAIAEKKHIVTANKAVIARHGDEIYTAANAAGVYVLLEASVGGGIPIIQPLKQSLGANKIQRVTGIINGTTNYILTRMQTEGADFEEVLADAQRLGYAEADPTADVDGFDAADKISILASLAFGGRIHYEDIEREGIRQVSVTDITYAEDLGFVVKLLAIAQRDEHTHGSLQVRVGPTFVPRDHPLASVNGVYNAILVEGEPLGQVMFFGPGAGKGATASAVVSDLLNLFSLLASSQKNPLLGCSHQHYCTITPISELETRFYVRFLCGDRPGVIGHLGTCFGNHGVSLESIVQIGFQDHLAEVVVVTHDVQEKNFRQALEEIQGESVRDINIASILRVL; encoded by the coding sequence GTGGTATTGAAGATTGGCTTGTTGGGATTGGGGACGGTTGGCACGGGAACCGCCGAAATTTTACTAGATCCAACGGGACGTAACCCCCTGATTAAGGAGATGGCAATTCATCGGGTGGGGGTTAAATCCCTTGATAAACCTAGGGCGGTTGATCTGCCTCGGGAGTTGTTCACCACGGATTTAGAGGCCATTGTCACGGATCCGGAGGTGGATGTGGTGGTGGAGTTAATCGGGGGGATTGAACCCGCTAGATCCCTGATTTTAAAGGCGATTGCTGAGAAAAAACATATTGTGACAGCGAATAAAGCTGTAATTGCCCGTCATGGGGATGAAATCTACACGGCGGCTAATGCGGCGGGGGTTTATGTGTTGTTGGAGGCTTCTGTGGGCGGGGGAATTCCCATCATTCAACCGCTGAAACAGTCTCTGGGGGCGAATAAAATTCAGCGTGTCACGGGGATTATTAATGGCACGACAAACTACATTTTGACCCGGATGCAAACGGAAGGGGCGGATTTTGAGGAGGTGTTAGCCGATGCCCAACGGTTGGGTTATGCGGAGGCGGATCCGACAGCGGATGTGGATGGGTTTGATGCGGCGGATAAAATCTCGATTCTGGCTTCTTTGGCGTTTGGGGGGCGGATTCACTATGAGGATATCGAACGGGAAGGGATTCGCCAAGTGAGTGTTACGGACATCACCTATGCTGAGGATTTGGGCTTTGTGGTGAAGTTGTTGGCGATCGCACAACGAGATGAACACACCCACGGCTCCCTACAGGTGCGCGTCGGCCCCACCTTTGTTCCCAGAGATCACCCCCTCGCCAGTGTGAACGGGGTTTATAATGCCATCTTGGTGGAAGGAGAACCCCTCGGACAAGTGATGTTTTTCGGCCCCGGTGCAGGGAAAGGCGCAACAGCCAGCGCCGTTGTCTCGGATTTACTCAATTTATTTAGTTTGTTGGCAAGTAGCCAGAAAAATCCTCTTCTCGGTTGCTCTCATCAACACTACTGCACTATCACCCCCATTTCTGAACTCGAAACCCGTTTTTATGTCCGTTTCCTCTGTGGAGATCGTCCGGGAGTGATTGGTCATCTCGGAACCTGTTTTGGCAATCATGGCGTGAGTTTAGAATCTATTGTACAAATCGGGTTTCAAGACCATCTCGCGGAAGTAGTGGTTGTGACTCATGATGTGCAAGAAAAGAATTTCCGTCAAGCTTTAGAGGAAATTCAAGGAGAATCGGTACGGGATATTAATATTGCTAGTATTCTCCGGGTTTTATAG
- the hemF gene encoding oxygen-dependent coproporphyrinogen oxidase: MTVASPNIPTPQQAAPPADSRERVSAFMKRIQDEICQGLEALDGQNKFDEDSWEREEGGGGRSRVIREGGVFEQGGVNFSEVWGHQLPPSILKQRPEAAGHGFYATGTSMVLHPRNPYIPTVHLNYRYFEAGPVWWFGGGADLTPYYPFAEDAQHFHRTLKETCDRHHGEYYPVFKRWCDEYFYLKHRQETRGIGGIFFDYQDGQGELYRGPDDQGEAAQYSREVGAIESRDWEALFRFVEDCGKAFLPAYVPIAEKRRNTEYGDRERNFQLYRRGRYVEFNLVYDRGTIFGLQTNGRTESILMSLPPLVRWEYGYQPEPNTPEAQLYQTFLKAQDWVNWSTH, encoded by the coding sequence ATGACTGTTGCTTCACCAAACATCCCAACTCCACAGCAAGCGGCTCCGCCTGCTGATTCTCGTGAACGAGTCAGTGCTTTTATGAAGCGCATACAAGATGAAATTTGTCAAGGTCTTGAAGCGTTAGATGGTCAAAATAAGTTTGACGAGGATTCTTGGGAGCGAGAAGAAGGTGGGGGTGGGCGATCGCGTGTGATTCGAGAAGGGGGGGTTTTTGAACAGGGAGGGGTGAATTTCTCTGAGGTGTGGGGCCATCAATTGCCTCCGTCCATTCTGAAACAACGCCCGGAAGCAGCAGGTCATGGGTTCTATGCGACGGGAACTTCAATGGTTCTCCATCCCCGCAATCCCTACATCCCCACGGTTCACTTGAATTATCGTTATTTTGAGGCGGGTCCGGTGTGGTGGTTTGGCGGTGGGGCGGATTTAACGCCCTATTATCCGTTTGCCGAAGATGCCCAACATTTTCATCGGACGCTGAAGGAAACGTGCGATCGCCATCATGGGGAATATTATCCGGTGTTTAAACGCTGGTGTGATGAATATTTCTATCTCAAACACCGTCAAGAAACCCGAGGCATTGGGGGGATTTTCTTTGATTATCAAGATGGTCAAGGAGAACTCTATCGCGGCCCCGATGACCAAGGAGAGGCCGCCCAATACAGTCGCGAAGTGGGAGCCATTGAATCCCGCGATTGGGAGGCTTTATTTCGTTTTGTAGAAGATTGTGGCAAGGCGTTCCTCCCGGCCTATGTTCCCATTGCCGAAAAACGACGAAATACAGAATATGGCGATCGCGAGCGGAATTTTCAACTCTATCGTCGCGGGCGTTATGTAGAGTTTAATCTGGTCTACGATCGTGGCACGATCTTCGGACTCCAAACCAATGGTCGCACCGAGTCAATTTTGATGTCTCTTCCCCCTCTTGTGCGCTGGGAATACGGCTATCAACCCGAACCCAATACCCCCGAAGCCCAGTTATATCAAACCTTCCTCAAAGCACAGGATTGGGTGAACTGGTCTACTCATTAA
- a CDS encoding Mrp/NBP35 family ATP-binding protein: MLDRDSVLEVLRPVQDPELQKSLVELNMIRNVEIEGSTVRFTLVLTTPACPLREFIVEDCQKAVKQLSGVETVEVDVTAETPQQKSLPDRQGVDGVKNIIAVSSGKGGVGKSTVAVNLAVSLAQAGAKVGLLDADIYGPNAPTMLGLTAAEVQVQKDGQGQDILEPAFNHGIKMVSMGFLINPDQPVIWRGPMLNGIIRQFLYQVNWGALDYLVIDLPPGTGDAQLTLAQAVPMSGAVIVTTPQTVSLLDARRGLKMFEQLGVKVLGIVENMSYFIPPDLPDRRYDIFGSGGGEKTAQELQVPLLGCVPLEVPVREGGDRGIPIVVAQPDSASAQALRAIAQQVAAKVSIAALT; the protein is encoded by the coding sequence ATGCTTGATAGGGATTCCGTCTTAGAGGTGTTGCGTCCGGTTCAAGACCCTGAACTGCAAAAAAGTCTGGTCGAACTCAACATGATTCGCAATGTGGAAATTGAGGGGTCAACGGTACGTTTTACTCTGGTATTAACTACGCCTGCTTGTCCGTTGCGGGAGTTTATTGTGGAAGATTGTCAGAAGGCGGTTAAGCAATTGTCCGGGGTGGAAACCGTAGAGGTGGACGTGACGGCCGAAACCCCTCAGCAGAAATCCCTCCCAGACCGTCAGGGAGTCGATGGGGTGAAAAATATTATCGCCGTGTCCAGTGGAAAAGGTGGTGTGGGGAAAAGTACCGTTGCGGTGAATTTGGCGGTGTCTTTGGCTCAAGCGGGGGCGAAAGTGGGGTTATTGGATGCGGATATTTATGGCCCCAATGCGCCGACTATGTTGGGGTTGACGGCGGCCGAGGTACAGGTACAGAAGGATGGCCAAGGTCAGGATATTCTCGAACCTGCCTTTAATCACGGGATTAAGATGGTGTCGATGGGGTTTTTGATTAACCCGGATCAACCTGTGATTTGGCGGGGGCCGATGTTAAATGGCATTATTCGCCAGTTTCTCTATCAGGTGAATTGGGGGGCGTTGGATTATTTGGTGATTGACTTACCGCCGGGGACGGGGGATGCTCAGTTAACCTTGGCGCAAGCGGTGCCGATGTCTGGGGCGGTGATTGTGACGACTCCTCAAACGGTGTCGTTGTTGGATGCCCGACGAGGCCTGAAAATGTTTGAGCAGTTGGGGGTGAAGGTGTTGGGGATTGTGGAGAATATGAGTTATTTTATCCCGCCGGATTTGCCTGACCGCCGTTATGATATTTTCGGCTCTGGGGGCGGGGAGAAAACGGCGCAGGAGTTACAAGTTCCTTTATTGGGTTGTGTGCCGTTAGAAGTCCCGGTGCGGGAAGGGGGCGATCGCGGAATTCCCATTGTAGTAGCCCAACCGGATTCGGCATCGGCTCAGGCCTTGCGTGCGATCGCCCAACAAGTCGCCGCCAAGGTATCCATCGCCGCCCTCACCTAA
- a CDS encoding STAS domain-containing protein: protein MIHIEQKNHTTKDGTTVIVLAPTGRLDITTAWQFRLKLQECISKLSPHVVVNLSQVNFIDSSGLTSLVAGMRDADKVKGSFRICNVHPEAKLVFEVTMMDSVFDIFEEEEEALEGAPRTMAT from the coding sequence GTGATTCATATCGAACAAAAAAACCACACAACCAAAGACGGTACCACTGTCATCGTTCTAGCACCGACGGGTCGTTTAGACATTACGACAGCTTGGCAGTTTCGTTTAAAACTCCAAGAATGTATTTCTAAGCTTAGTCCCCATGTTGTCGTTAATCTCAGCCAGGTGAACTTTATTGATAGCTCTGGCCTAACTTCACTGGTGGCTGGCATGCGAGATGCGGATAAAGTAAAGGGTAGTTTTAGGATTTGTAATGTTCACCCAGAAGCGAAGTTAGTCTTTGAAGTGACCATGATGGATTCTGTGTTTGACATTTTTGAAGAGGAAGAAGAAGCGTTGGAAGGTGCGCCTCGTACCATGGCAACTTAA
- the rodA gene encoding rod shape-determining protein RodA, translating to MLQRPFSQNLAWKVWIARWQNLDLTLIGLIIALTVLGGLMIRSTELNEGLTDWWQHWIIGGLGLVLALVIARWRYEFLLQWHWVIYVLTNISLLLVIFIGVEANGAQSWVNIGTFNVQPSEFAKVGLIITQAALLHHRPASTITAVFRALAVTALPWGLILLQPDLGTSLVFGAITLGMLYWANANPGWLILLLSPLVAAIVYNVYLPSWFLWVGLMSLIAWFTLPWRVIGTFVAVFINVVAGGAGGFLWGLLKPYQKDRLTLFLHPEKDPLGGGYHLIQSRIAVGAGEVWGTGLNEGSQTQLNFIPEQHTDFIFSAIGEELGFVGAMLVLLAFWLICLRLLIIAQNSTEDFGSLLAVGVLSMIAFQVFVNISMTVGLAPITGIPLPWLSYGRSALLTNFIALGLVESVATHRPRRHFRT from the coding sequence ATGTTGCAACGCCCATTTAGCCAAAATTTGGCTTGGAAAGTTTGGATTGCTCGCTGGCAAAATCTGGATCTGACCCTCATCGGGTTAATTATTGCCCTAACGGTTTTAGGAGGGTTAATGATTCGCTCCACCGAATTAAATGAGGGCTTAACCGATTGGTGGCAGCATTGGATTATCGGCGGTTTAGGCTTAGTCCTTGCCCTAGTTATTGCCCGTTGGCGCTATGAGTTCCTCCTTCAGTGGCATTGGGTGATCTACGTTTTAACCAATATTTCCCTCTTGTTGGTCATTTTCATTGGGGTAGAAGCCAATGGGGCGCAAAGTTGGGTCAATATTGGTACCTTTAACGTCCAACCTTCAGAATTTGCCAAAGTAGGATTAATTATCACCCAAGCCGCCCTACTCCACCATCGACCCGCCTCAACCATTACAGCCGTGTTTCGCGCTTTAGCCGTTACAGCCTTGCCGTGGGGGTTAATTCTCCTGCAACCGGACTTAGGAACATCCCTCGTATTTGGAGCCATTACCCTAGGAATGTTGTACTGGGCGAATGCTAACCCCGGCTGGTTGATTTTACTCCTCTCGCCCCTCGTGGCGGCTATTGTCTACAATGTCTATCTCCCCAGTTGGTTTCTCTGGGTCGGGCTAATGAGTCTGATAGCTTGGTTTACCCTGCCTTGGCGCGTGATTGGGACATTTGTTGCCGTGTTTATCAATGTCGTGGCTGGGGGGGCCGGGGGATTTTTGTGGGGACTGCTCAAACCTTACCAAAAAGACCGTCTCACCCTCTTTTTACACCCGGAAAAAGACCCCCTAGGGGGAGGATATCACCTGATTCAATCCCGGATTGCCGTAGGGGCTGGGGAAGTGTGGGGAACGGGTTTAAATGAGGGTAGCCAAACCCAGTTAAATTTTATCCCCGAACAACATACAGACTTTATTTTTTCGGCGATTGGCGAAGAATTGGGCTTTGTGGGAGCCATGTTGGTTTTGCTGGCCTTTTGGCTCATTTGCCTCCGCTTGCTGATTATTGCCCAAAACTCAACGGAGGATTTTGGTTCTCTCTTAGCCGTGGGGGTGTTATCAATGATTGCATTTCAGGTCTTTGTCAATATCAGCATGACCGTTGGATTAGCCCCTATTACCGGGATTCCCTTACCTTGGCTAAGTTACGGCCGTTCTGCTCTCCTGACCAATTTTATCGCCTTGGGCTTAGTCGAATCGGTGGCTACCCATCGACCTCGCCGCCATTTTCGCACCTAG
- a CDS encoding glycosyltransferase, with translation MRIALFTETFLPKVDGIVTRLRHTVEQLQRQGDQVLVVCPDGGMKEYHGAKIYGLSAFPLPMYPELKVALPRPSIRKALDKFKPDLIHVVNPAILGLAGIYYAKMLDLPLVASYHTHLPQYLHHYGFGSLEGFLWELLKAAHNQAELNLCTSTAMVNELSRHGIERVDLWQRGVDTDMFQPSLASVKMRDRLSQGHPESPLLLYVGRVSAEKEIEQIKPILEAIPGSRLAIVGDGPHRAALEQHFQGTPTHFVGYLRGMELASAFASADAFVFPSRTETLGLVVLEAMAAGCPVVAANSGGIPDIVTDGENGYLFDPQDPQGAIKATQRLIAASQERETLRGKARQEAERWGWAAATRQLKGYYQGVVAAHRLPTAA, from the coding sequence ATGCGAATTGCTCTATTTACAGAAACCTTTTTGCCCAAAGTTGATGGCATTGTGACCCGTTTACGTCACACCGTTGAACAATTACAACGCCAAGGGGATCAGGTTCTCGTGGTCTGTCCCGATGGTGGGATGAAGGAATATCACGGAGCGAAAATTTATGGGTTATCGGCCTTTCCTCTGCCCATGTATCCCGAATTAAAAGTAGCTCTCCCTCGTCCCTCCATTCGGAAGGCTTTAGATAAATTTAAACCGGATTTAATCCATGTGGTGAACCCCGCGATTTTAGGATTGGCGGGGATTTACTATGCCAAAATGTTGGATCTCCCCCTGGTGGCTTCTTACCATACCCATCTACCCCAATATTTACATCATTATGGTTTCGGCTCTTTAGAAGGGTTTCTCTGGGAGTTACTGAAAGCGGCTCATAATCAGGCAGAATTGAACCTTTGCACCTCTACGGCAATGGTAAATGAGTTAAGCCGTCATGGGATTGAGCGGGTGGATTTGTGGCAGCGGGGGGTAGATACGGATATGTTTCAGCCTAGTCTCGCTTCGGTGAAAATGCGCGATCGCCTCTCCCAAGGCCACCCAGAAAGTCCCTTACTCCTCTATGTGGGGCGCGTCTCGGCCGAGAAGGAAATTGAACAAATTAAACCCATTCTCGAAGCCATCCCCGGTTCCCGTTTAGCCATTGTGGGGGATGGCCCCCACCGGGCGGCCTTAGAACAACATTTTCAAGGCACCCCCACCCATTTTGTGGGCTATTTACGGGGGATGGAATTAGCCTCCGCTTTTGCCTCGGCGGATGCCTTTGTCTTCCCCTCCCGCACCGAAACCCTCGGTTTAGTGGTCTTAGAAGCCATGGCGGCGGGCTGCCCTGTAGTGGCGGCTAATTCCGGCGGCATCCCCGATATTGTCACCGATGGGGAGAATGGCTACTTATTCGATCCCCAAGATCCCCAAGGGGCGATTAAAGCGACCCAGCGCTTGATTGCGGCCTCCCAGGAACGGGAAACCCTACGGGGGAAAGCGCGTCAAGAGGCCGAACGCTGGGGATGGGCGGCGGCCACTCGTCAACTCAAAGGTTATTATCAAGGGGTTGTGGCGGCTCATCGCTTACCCACTGCGGCTTAA
- a CDS encoding NAD-dependent epimerase/dehydratase family protein — protein sequence MRVLVIGGDGYCGWATALHLSNRGYEVAILDNLVRRYWDSKLGVDTLTPIAPIQKRLQRWHDLTGKKIDLFVGDITDYDFLLKSLQQFQPESIVHFGEQRSAPYSMIDREHAVFTQVNNVVGTLNILYAMKEHFPDAHLVKLGTMGEYGTPNIDIEEGYITIEHNGRKDTLPYPKQPGSFYHLSKVHDSHNIHFACKIWGLRATDLNQGVVYGVLTEETGMDEMLINRLDYDGIFGTALNRFCIQAAIGHPLTVYGKGGQTRGFLDIRDTVRCMELAIANPAEPGQFRVFNQFTELFSVGDLAMKVKQAAVTLGLDHVQIQNLDNPRVELEEHYFNAKNTKLLDLGLQPHYLSDSLLDSLLAFAISYKHRVDKQQILPKVSWRRG from the coding sequence ATGAGAGTTCTAGTTATTGGTGGGGATGGTTACTGTGGCTGGGCAACAGCCCTCCATCTCTCAAACAGAGGCTATGAGGTCGCCATTCTAGATAACCTAGTGCGACGCTACTGGGATAGCAAATTGGGCGTAGACACGTTAACCCCCATTGCCCCCATTCAAAAACGATTGCAACGTTGGCATGATCTTACAGGCAAAAAGATTGATCTGTTTGTTGGCGATATTACAGATTATGATTTTCTGTTGAAATCCTTGCAGCAGTTCCAACCCGAAAGCATTGTTCACTTTGGGGAACAGCGTTCCGCTCCCTACTCCATGATTGACCGAGAACACGCCGTTTTCACCCAAGTGAATAACGTTGTGGGTACTCTCAACATTCTCTACGCCATGAAAGAGCATTTCCCCGATGCTCATCTGGTGAAACTCGGCACTATGGGAGAATACGGCACCCCCAACATCGACATTGAGGAAGGCTACATCACCATCGAACACAACGGACGGAAAGACACGCTCCCCTATCCGAAACAACCGGGCAGCTTCTATCATTTATCCAAAGTCCATGATAGCCACAACATTCATTTTGCCTGTAAGATTTGGGGTCTGCGTGCCACGGACTTAAACCAAGGGGTGGTTTATGGGGTTTTAACCGAAGAAACTGGCATGGATGAGATGCTGATTAACCGTCTGGACTATGACGGGATTTTCGGCACCGCGTTAAACCGTTTCTGTATTCAAGCGGCCATCGGACACCCTCTGACGGTGTATGGGAAAGGGGGACAAACTCGCGGTTTCTTGGATATTCGGGACACAGTGCGCTGTATGGAGTTAGCTATTGCCAATCCCGCAGAACCGGGACAATTCCGCGTGTTTAACCAGTTCACGGAATTATTCAGCGTGGGGGATTTGGCGATGAAAGTCAAACAAGCGGCCGTCACGTTGGGGTTAGATCATGTCCAAATCCAAAATCTGGATAATCCTCGGGTGGAATTGGAGGAGCATTATTTTAATGCGAAAAATACCAAATTGCTGGATTTAGGCTTACAACCTCATTATTTATCGGACTCGTTGTTAGATTCTTTATTAGCCTTTGCGATTAGTTATAAGCACCGGGTCGATAAACAGCAAATTTTACCGAAAGTATCTTGGCGACGCGGTTAA
- the rodA gene encoding rod shape-determining protein RodA gives MLNKTQNKFLHWKLLLRGWQQIDWILMGLVILLTFLGGVSIRSAALTSSRDTDWWQHWLIGLIGLVIAFGIARWQYKTFLHWHWVIYALSNITLVIVILIGVEANGAQRSINILNFNIIPSEFAKVALIITQAAILQNRSSSKLTLLLQALGVTVIPWALVVLQPDLGTSLVFGVITLSMLYWANVNPGWLILMGSPMIAALLYNLYLPSWFIWVGLMSLLAWFTIPWRVVGTFFAVLANVTAGGIGGFMWGLLKDYQKDRLTLFLQPEKDPLGGGYHLIQSRIAIGSGSMWGRGLHQGTQTQLNFIPEQHTDFIFSVIGEELGFVGSALVLIAFWWLCLRLILIAQNSKEDFGSLLAIGVLSMIAFQVLINVGMTIGLAPVTGLPLPFLSYGRSALLANFIALGLVEAVNNHQPRWHFRD, from the coding sequence ATGCTCAATAAAACCCAAAATAAATTTCTACACTGGAAACTGTTGCTCCGAGGATGGCAGCAAATTGACTGGATTCTCATGGGATTAGTCATTCTTTTAACCTTCCTCGGTGGAGTGAGTATCCGTTCGGCTGCACTGACCTCCAGCCGAGACACCGATTGGTGGCAACATTGGTTAATCGGGCTAATTGGTTTAGTGATCGCCTTTGGTATTGCTCGTTGGCAATATAAAACCTTTCTCCACTGGCACTGGGTAATTTACGCCCTTAGTAACATCACATTAGTTATTGTGATTTTAATTGGTGTAGAAGCCAACGGCGCTCAACGTTCGATCAACATCCTAAACTTCAACATTATCCCCTCAGAATTTGCCAAAGTTGCTCTAATTATTACCCAAGCGGCCATTCTACAAAACCGCTCTAGTTCTAAATTGACCCTTCTACTCCAAGCCTTGGGTGTCACCGTTATTCCTTGGGCCTTAGTCGTTTTGCAGCCCGACCTGGGAACCTCCCTTGTGTTTGGCGTAATTACCCTCAGTATGTTGTATTGGGCGAACGTGAACCCCGGATGGTTAATCTTAATGGGATCCCCCATGATTGCCGCCCTTCTCTATAATCTCTATCTTCCCAGTTGGTTTATCTGGGTCGGTCTGATGAGTTTACTGGCTTGGTTTACCATCCCTTGGCGCGTAGTCGGAACATTTTTTGCGGTTCTCGCCAACGTTACAGCCGGGGGGATTGGCGGATTTATGTGGGGACTCCTCAAAGACTACCAAAAAGACCGCTTAACCCTCTTCCTACAGCCCGAAAAAGACCCATTAGGGGGAGGCTACCACCTCATTCAATCCCGCATTGCTATCGGTTCAGGTTCCATGTGGGGGAGAGGCTTACATCAAGGGACCCAAACCCAATTAAACTTTATTCCTGAACAACACACCGACTTTATCTTTTCCGTCATCGGGGAAGAATTGGGCTTTGTGGGTAGTGCCTTAGTGCTAATTGCCTTTTGGTGGTTGTGTCTGCGTTTAATTTTAATTGCCCAAAATTCCAAAGAGGATTTTGGCTCCTTGCTTGCCATTGGAGTTCTGTCCATGATTGCTTTTCAAGTGCTAATTAATGTCGGCATGACCATTGGACTAGCTCCAGTTACGGGTCTTCCTCTCCCCTTCCTCAGTTATGGCCGTTCAGCACTCCTAGCGAACTTTATCGCCTTGGGATTAGTCGAGGCCGTCAATAATCATCAACCCCGTTGGCATTTTAGGGATTAA
- a CDS encoding DUF2605 domain-containing protein, which translates to MSGSQPPENDLLKQILEPLLEDFQDWFGRSQTLLESQKIPFLTDQEQNQLLLRLQTAKKEVSAAQLLCQTMNHRVGIEMTTLIPWHRLVTECWQISRRWRAWQADLGNNNTTFS; encoded by the coding sequence ATGTCTGGATCACAACCACCGGAGAATGACCTGCTCAAACAGATACTAGAACCCTTACTGGAGGATTTCCAGGACTGGTTTGGGCGATCGCAAACCTTGTTAGAATCTCAGAAAATACCATTTTTGACAGACCAAGAACAAAACCAGCTTCTCTTGCGGCTACAAACCGCTAAAAAGGAAGTCAGTGCCGCTCAATTGCTCTGTCAAACCATGAACCATCGTGTAGGTATTGAGATGACCACCCTTATCCCTTGGCATCGTTTAGTCACGGAATGCTGGCAAATCTCCCGACGTTGGCGCGCTTGGCAAGCTGATCTGGGGAATAATAACACAACTTTTTCTTAA